A window from Desulfobacterales bacterium encodes these proteins:
- a CDS encoding F0F1 ATP synthase subunit epsilon: MAEKIKLEVVTPRGAILNRDVDIVTAPGYGGEFGVLANHAPFLSTIKIGTMAYRDGSEAQELMISGGFCEVSGNKVTFLVESAEAGHEIDVDRAMAAKDRAEKRLAAAQQKQEEINRARAEAALQRALHRLRVAKSEG, translated from the coding sequence ATGGCTGAGAAGATCAAACTGGAAGTGGTAACGCCCAGGGGCGCTATTTTAAACAGGGATGTCGATATCGTCACCGCGCCCGGATATGGCGGTGAGTTCGGGGTCCTGGCCAATCACGCCCCTTTCCTGAGCACCATCAAGATCGGGACCATGGCCTACCGCGACGGCAGCGAAGCCCAGGAACTGATGATCAGCGGCGGCTTCTGCGAGGTGTCCGGCAACAAGGTCACCTTTCTGGTTGAGAGCGCCGAGGCCGGTCACGAGATTGATGTGGACCGGGCCATGGCAGCCAAGGACCGGGCCGAGAAAAGACTGGCCGCGGCCCAGCAAAAGCAGGAAGAGATCAACCGGGCCCGGGCCGAGGCCGCATTGCAGCGGGCTCTGCACCGTTTGAGGGTGGCTAAAAGCGAGGGTTGA
- the atpD gene encoding F0F1 ATP synthase subunit beta codes for MSAEQTAGNIGKIVQVIGPVCDVEFAANQLPAIKNALMVSNPAINDKADNLVIEVALHLGDNVVRCVAMDQTDGLVRGMEARDSGAPIMIPCGAPALGRIMNVVGRPVDGLGPIDSDKMRAIHRPAPSFTDQDTEVNVLETGIKVIDLLVPFPRGGKMGMFGGAGVGKTVIMMEMVNNIAMHHGGISVFCGVGERTREGNDLYNEMKESGVLPKAALVYGQMTEPPGARSRVALTGLSAAEYFRDEEGQDVLFFVDNIFRFTQAGSEVSALLGRIPSAVGYQPTLGTDLGELQERITSTSKGSITAVQCVYVPADDLTDPAPATTFAHLDGTVVLSRQIAELGIYPAVDPLDSTSRILDPNVLGEEHYSVSRGVQVTLQKYKDLQDIIAILGMDELSEEDQVTVTRARKIQRFLSQPFTVAAVFTGMEGKYVKVAETVRGFKEILDGKHDDLPETAFYMVGGIDEAVAKAKKEAEANA; via the coding sequence ATGAGTGCAGAACAGACTGCAGGGAATATTGGAAAAATAGTTCAGGTAATCGGACCGGTTTGCGACGTCGAGTTTGCGGCGAACCAGCTGCCGGCCATCAAGAATGCCCTCATGGTCAGCAACCCGGCGATCAATGACAAGGCCGACAACCTGGTCATCGAGGTTGCTCTGCATCTGGGTGACAACGTGGTCCGCTGCGTGGCCATGGACCAGACCGACGGGCTGGTCCGGGGGATGGAAGCCCGTGATAGCGGGGCCCCGATCATGATCCCCTGCGGCGCTCCGGCCCTGGGACGGATCATGAACGTGGTCGGTCGCCCGGTTGACGGCCTCGGCCCGATCGACTCCGACAAGATGCGGGCCATTCACCGCCCGGCCCCGTCCTTTACCGATCAGGATACCGAGGTGAACGTGCTTGAGACCGGGATCAAGGTTATCGACCTGCTGGTCCCCTTCCCCCGGGGCGGCAAAATGGGCATGTTCGGCGGCGCCGGCGTGGGCAAAACCGTTATCATGATGGAGATGGTAAACAATATCGCCATGCACCACGGTGGTATCTCGGTCTTCTGCGGCGTGGGTGAGCGAACCCGTGAAGGCAACGATCTCTACAACGAGATGAAGGAGTCCGGCGTTCTGCCCAAGGCGGCCCTGGTGTACGGCCAGATGACCGAGCCTCCGGGAGCCCGTTCCCGGGTGGCCCTGACCGGTCTGTCCGCGGCCGAGTACTTCCGGGATGAGGAAGGCCAGGACGTGCTCTTTTTCGTCGACAATATCTTCCGTTTCACCCAGGCCGGTTCCGAGGTTTCGGCCCTGCTCGGCCGGATTCCCTCGGCGGTGGGTTACCAGCCGACCCTGGGTACCGACCTTGGTGAACTCCAGGAGCGGATCACCTCCACCTCCAAGGGCTCGATCACCGCGGTCCAGTGCGTGTACGTGCCTGCCGACGACTTGACCGACCCGGCCCCGGCCACCACCTTTGCCCATCTCGACGGTACCGTGGTTCTCTCCCGGCAGATCGCCGAACTCGGCATCTACCCGGCCGTGGATCCGCTGGACTCCACCTCCCGGATCCTGGATCCCAACGTCCTGGGCGAGGAGCATTATTCAGTGTCCCGTGGCGTGCAGGTGACCCTGCAGAAGTACAAAGATCTTCAGGACATCATTGCCATTCTCGGCATGGACGAACTCTCGGAAGAGGATCAGGTCACCGTAACCCGGGCCCGTAAGATCCAGCGTTTCCTGTCCCAGCCCTTTACCGTTGCCGCGGTCTTTACCGGCATGGAAGGCAAGTATGTAAAAGTGGCCGAGACCGTGCGTGGCTTCAAGGAGATCCTCGACGGCAAGCATGACGACCTGCCCGAGACCGCCTTCTACATGGTCGGTGGAATCGACGAGGCCGTGGCCAAGGCAAAGAAAGAGGCCGAGGCCAACGCTTAA